The genomic region CAAATCAAGTTAAGGCTATAATTAAAGCAATTTGACGGACAGTTCCATAAGTATCACCTTTTAGATAACCAGACCCTTTTGAATAACAGATTTagttttaataaaaaaacaaattccaaCGTCTTTCTATGCCAGTTACATTTCTACTCTTCAAATAAATGTGTCCCACAGACGCAATCTTCTTTGGATTGATTTTAAGTTTGTGGctttattttaaatttattcATTATAATTATGAATGTTTCAGAATTATAAAAcggtagtttttttgttttgttttgttttcagttaCATGGCCCCCGTTGGGGTACGAAATGCCCAGCGAGATTCAAAGAGCGGCGGACATCCCAGATATATTTATACGCAAGCTGCAGAagggaaaaaacaaaatcaaaagtgCTCGCAACACAAGAAATGCATGCTATTTTTGCGAAAGACTAGTGCACCACCTAGGTCCGCATTTCGAAGCAGGGCACAATAAGACATACGGGCCAGATGAAGTGGAAAAACTACGGAAAAAAGGCAATCACATGCACAACAAGAAAGTAATATCTGGACAGATAGGGGAGCTGCTCATATCCAGGCGGCCAGATGGTGCATTCGATGCAGAATCATACGGGCCATGTCCAGGGTGCTTTGATTGGGTTAGTGACGTGCATCGACATTCCAAGAAGTGCAAACATGTGAAATCTGCCAGCAGAAGCACAATAGTAGCGGCAAGCAAGCTGCTAACAGGCCCAGGAAGCTCTAAGACACCCGAGCTACTAGAAGCATTAGAAGAGCTGCAGAATGATGATCTGAAAGACATCATTCTAAACGACAGTCTAATACAGGAAGTGGGTCGTTTCTGGCTGGCCAGAAATGTCAAAAACAAATTGAATAGAAAAAAGTACGCACGAGACCACATGCGGTTTACAGCAAGATTCTTGTCAAAAATGCAGGAATTGACCGGCCATCCAAATTTGACGCTCAGTGAAGCAATAAAGCCGAAGTACTTTACTGAAATGCTAGATGCTGCCAAAGTGCtttcaaaatccacaacgaacgACTATGCGTCATCAAAGTCAACAAGCAATGCCATCAAGCTGGGGCTAGAAATTGGGCACCTGGTTGACCGCATATCCAGTGTTGCGCTGCAGCAAGTgcccagagacagagagctcaTCGAGGACTTGCAGTGCGTAAGGGATCTGTTAAAATCCGACTGGAACACCTTCGCTTCAAGACAAGCACGCCAGGAACTGCATCACAAAAAAGCGATGAAGCATATGCAAATTCCATCTCCCAATGACATTGCAAGCGTCACAAGACATCTCACCAATGAATTAAACACGTTCAGAAGAGAAGACCCTCCAACAAAAGAAACGTTCGCACACTGGGCGGACTACGCCATGGCAAGACTTCTATTATTCAACAAACGAAGAAGTGGAGAAATAGAAGGCTTGACGTAAGTGAATTTGGACTTAATATTGCCTGGGCTTAGTTTAGGGTCAACTATTGAATTTCAAGTAATAACTTTGACGTTAGCAGTTTCTATCACTAGTATCCACTTGACCTGTAAATAGTAAATATTGTAAAATCCTCATGGTATGAGACCACGATTTAGTTCTTAAGATATATAAACCTGCAAGAATAACCATAATTCTAAACGTTTGTAATCATTTTCAGATTGGAGCATTACCAAAACCGATCAATGGGGATTGCTGCCATTGAAGAGCACCTGATGAAAGCACTCTCGGAACACGAGAAAAAGTTGATGGCTGACCAGGAGCTTCTGCAGATACTCGGAAAGGTAACGACTAATTTTGTGAACCCCTTTGGAACAAGGACCCAAGTTATACAAAAAATGTTCTATTAACAATGTCAGTGCCACTTATGTGGATGGCGCAACACGCACCGCTGCTTACAACAGTCCCACTAACTGTGAGGCAATAATCAAGGCTATGAATTGCAAAACAACATATTAATATTTGTTATACTAGCAAGCGCTCATTTACTTTTAAATTATATTGAACATTCTATGACACTTATTAAGAAATCGTTAAGAGATATACATTAAAGAGAAagagtttaaaaaaacccatcaaATTAGCGTCATTTTACAAACGCTCAAACAGTGTTAGAGTCCAAGAGATGTTTTCTTCCACACGGTATCGTTTTGTATTGTTCTTATATTCATTTTTAAACCTAAGGTTGCCAAAG from Littorina saxatilis isolate snail1 unplaced genomic scaffold, US_GU_Lsax_2.0 scaffold_746, whole genome shotgun sequence harbors:
- the LOC138955922 gene encoding uncharacterized protein, with the protein product MPSEIQRAADIPDIFIRKLQKGKNKIKSARNTRNACYFCERLVHHLGPHFEAGHNKTYGPDEVEKLRKKGNHMHNKKVISGQIGELLISRRPDGAFDAESYGPCPGCFDWVSDVHRHSKKCKHVKSASRSTIVAASKLLTGPGSSKTPELLEALEELQNDDLKDIILNDSLIQEVGRFWLARNVKNKLNRKKYARDHMRFTARFLSKMQELTGHPNLTLSEAIKPKYFTEMLDAAKVLSKSTTNDYASSKSTSNAIKLGLEIGHLVDRISSVALQQVPRDRELIEDLQCVRDLLKSDWNTFASRQARQELHHKKAMKHMQIPSPNDIASVTRHLTNELNTFRREDPPTKETFAHWADYAMARLLLFNKRRSGEIEGLTLEHYQNRSMGIAAIEEHLMKALSEHEKKLMADQELLQILGKNGKPAPVVVPPDVRPVLAFLADRETRNKAEIRPHNTYLFASTGKRPKEAVPALKRACAAAHVKGGLIMNSRSIRIYCATLSQMLDLPTNQKEWLLNHLGHSEAVHNQHYRQHSGLVEKVHITKLLLIQDLGLTCDFQNLSLDNIKVEGKSPVYCTYQCPFVCLFLCKNKNFLELLDEMCSIWHDDRVPDETHTTPVTRTKPRRTPSI